A region of the Arachis hypogaea cultivar Tifrunner chromosome 15, arahy.Tifrunner.gnm2.J5K5, whole genome shotgun sequence genome:
aggattaataatgagcaaatataagatcaaagaagcatgttttcaatcaaagcacataattaggaaggcaaatgtaaaaccatgcaaataatatgaataagtgggtaaagagttgatgaaatccactcaattgagtacaagataaaccataaaatagtggtttatcagcgacACATACACATGATCAATGGGGATTCACGGGAGGAGGAATGACGAAATCATCACGAAAAAGGCACCTTAAATAAGTATATCAAGTCGGGGAGGAAAACAGACTGCCCGACTTGCCTACTATCTCGTTCACTAAAGAAGACGCCCAAGGGATAATACATGGGCATGATAACCCCGTGGTGATAACGATGATCCTCCTGAACGCTAACCTCCATAGAACCTTGATAGATCAGGGCAGCTCGGCGAACATCCTATTCAAGCCTGCCTTCGATAAACTCGGGCTTGAAGAAAAGGACTTAAAGACCTACCCAGACAACCTATTCGAACTGGGGGATACGCTAATCCGACCCCTAGGGTACATATCCTtatacaccacttttggaaaggaTGCAAGGTCGAAGACACTAAGCATCAATTACATCGTGGTTGATGTAAAATCGGCATACATCGCCTTGATAGGTCGAACCACCTTGAACTGGCTTGCAGCTATTGTCTCAACACctcacctctgtatgaagtttccCACAGCGAAAGGAATTTTCACCATTAAGGGAGACCAAAAGCTAGCACGTAAGagctacaatgaaagccttaaTTTAAAAGGCAACCCTGGAAGCAAAGAAGTCAACACAATTGAACTGGGTGGAATTCGAATTCGTGAAGAGATGCGCCTCCAACCTGGAGGCAAAGTAGAGGAGGTACAAATTGGAGATCACCCtaacaaaataacaaatataggGGCTAATCTAGAGGGAAACCTGAAGGAACAGCTCGTCGGACTACTAAGGAAGAATTCcaacctcttcgcctggaaaacCTCTGACATGCCTGGCATAGATTCTGACTTGATGTCCCATAAACTCACAATATACCCGGGCTCTCGACCTATTCAACAAAAGCGTCGGAAGCTCGGACCAGAAAGGACACAGGTCGTGCAGGAGCAATTACAAGCCTTGCTCaaagcagggttcataagggaggtaaaatatccattgtggctagctaacgtcgtttTGGTAAAGAAACTAAACGAAAAGTGGAGTATGTGTGTAGACTACACTGACATCAACAAAGCTTGTCCCAAGGACCCATATCCTCTCCCTAGCATTAATGCTTTGGTCGACTCAGCCTCAGGCTACTGATATCTGTCCTTTATGGATgcttactcgggatataatcaaattctgATGTACAAGCCAGATCAAGAAATGACTTCGTCCATAACTCCAAAAGCTAACTATTGCTATGTAGTAATGCCTTTTAGGTTAAAGAATGCGGGGAATACATACCAGTGACTAATGAACAAAGTATTTTCCTCTCACCTGGGAAAATTCATAGAGGTgtacatagacgacatgctcgtCAAAACCAGAGAGAATGCGACATTGTTGTCCGACCTCTCTGAGGTGTTCTCCACAATAAGGAAGCATGAGATGAGGTTGAATCcctcaaaatgcaccttcgcagtggaagcaAGAAAGTTCTTGGGTTTCATGCTAACCCAAAGAGGTATAGAAGCAAAACCAGACAAGTGtcaggctatactcaacatgaagagcccgacttgtgttAAACAGGTCCAACAATTAAATGGAAGGTTGGCAActttatccagattcttagccaGATCCGCTCTTCCCTTATACTAAATCCTAAGAAAAGGGAAGCATTTCGAACGGACCCCAAAATGCGAGTAAGTCTTTCAGGACTTCAAAACATTTCTGGGACAGCGCCCCATACTTACCGAACCTAtcaaaggggaagagctcgtgcTATACATTGCAGTATGAAGCCGAGCTATAACTTCAGCCCTCATCCGAGAAGATGAAAAGGGGCAGCAACCTATCTATTTCATCAGCAAAGCCTTACAGAGGGCAGAGTTGAACTatcaaaagagagaaaagtttgCTTATGCCCTTATCCTCACATCTCGAAGACTTCGACCTTACTTCTAGGCTCATACCATCAAAGTCCACACTAATCAAGCAATGAAATACATTTTACAAAAGACGGACTTGGCAGGGTCAATGCTACAATAGGATGTGGAACTGTCTGAGTTCGACCTAAAGAACGAAGCTCGAACGGCAATTAAGTCACAATACCTTGCTGACTTTGTCACTGAATACACTGAAAACCCAAGAGATCCAGCTACATGGAGCCTATATGTAGATGGGTCATCAAACAAAGTCGGAAGTGGGGCAGGTGTCATTCTAGAAAGTGACCAAAGAACTCGGATAGAACTCtgatgaaccactattttatagtttattttgtactgaattgagtggattttgtcaattattctcccacttattcatgtaaattgcatatttttaagtttccttcctaattttgtgctatgattgaaaactagcTTTCTAGGCCTTAAAatcgctaatttttaatcctctcttattatcattcgatgtcgtgatatgtgtgttaagtgttttcagagtttatagggcaggaatgacttagaggatggaaagaaagcatgccaaagtggaagaaacacaagaaattgaagttttgagaagttGGTGTCCACGCGCATGCATGGataacgcgtacgtgtgaccaagCCACAactacatgacgcgtacgcgtggatgacaccTACGCATGGCCAGTGCAGAGTcctagcgacgcgtacgcatcaaccACGTGTATGCATGACGagtgtcacgtgctgcaattaacagaaaacgctggggacgatttctgggctgattttgacccagtttcaggcccgaaatTGAAGACAAGAGGTTGGGGAGTGGAGCGATTCATTCACTTTTCATTCATACACACTTTAGGAGATGTAGTTTTctaaagagagaggctctctcctctctctaggtttaggatttcttcttccaatttctccttaggttcagatttcaatcttcctttaatttagttttcttctactttttgttgttctagtactttagttatctacttctctttttgattcctttattttgctaatttagtttacGAGTTCATTTGTTACTCTCaatttttattaatgcaatttatgtttcatgtttcttattgttcaattgctttgttattgttatttctttgctttggttaGTCTTAGAATTTCCTATGTCTTGTTAATtttctacttttttattttatgccttccaagtgtttgataaaatgtttggttggatttttaaatagtttttgtgttcttggtgtggattgattaattagagactcttgagttatcaagactcttttgttgattagtaattgaagattgccgttagcttgaacttcactaaatctagtctctcactacgagttgactaggacttgtgaactccaGTTGATTGCAtacacttgactttccttcattggttagaggttagctaagtgaaggcaatttacatttaccatcacaattgacgacgataatgaggataggacttctgatTCTCTTTTCTTGCtgagagctttcttagttattagtttattttcttgccattttactttcttgtttcttattacaaaacctaaaaacatacttttctatagccaataataaactacacttccctgcaatttctttgagagacgactcgaggtttaaatacttcggttaattttattgggtttgcttaagtgaaaaataatttaaacgttgaccgaggataatttgttggtttagaactatacttacaacgcaatatttttgtgaaaatctttaccaacATTTTTCCTCTGTAAAACTCTCCCTATGGTTTGAGTTCCCTGCTTCTAACAACCAAGTAGAGTACGAGGCCTTACTTGCTGGCTTGCAGCTGGCCAAAGAAGTGGGGGCGGAAAGATTGATAGTGTTCAGTGATTCGCAAGTAATAACTTCGCAAATTAACAGCAACTATCAAGTCAAAGACCCCAGTATGAAGAAGTACTTGGATAAAGCCCGAGAACAACTAACACACTTTTCAGAAGGAGAGGTTCGACATATAGCCTAGAAATCCAATGTCCGAGCTTATGCCCTCtccaaattagccagcaccaagccaTGGGACAATAATAGAAGTCTTATTCAGGAGACTCTGCAAACACCATCAATATCAAAAGAGGAGGATAATTCAGAGGTATTGAACATATCCAATCAAAATctaggatggatgactcctataatcAATTACCTTAAATTTGATGTCCTTCCAAAGCATGAAAAAGAAGCCAGAAGGCTCGTAAAAGAGGCACAAAATTACACATTGGTCCACAATATTTTACACAAAAGAAGGATCTCAATACCCCTCTTAAAATGCGTCccgacctccaatacaaaggaagtcttagAAGATGTACATAGTGGCATATGTGAAAACCACTTAGGAGCTCGATCACTGGCCAAAAAGTTGATCCGAGCAGGCTTTTTCTGGCCGACTTTACAAAAGAAAGCGGCCGAGTTTGTTAAGAAGTGCTCACCTTCtcagaaacatgccaatttcCACGTTGCGCCACCTAAGGAGCTTATCAGCGTCACCTCACCATGGCCATTTACAAAATGGAGCCTCGATCTGCTTGGACCATTTCCACAAgcaccaggacaagtcaaatacctcatagtaagGATTGACTACTTCACTAAGTGGATAAAGGCAGAGCTCTTAGCAACTATCACCGGCTAGAGAAGTCAAAAATTCTTGTATAAGAACATTGTTACAAGGTTTGGAGTTTCCTACTCCATCTCCACGGACAATGGGACTCAATTTACTGACTCAACCTTCAGGAACTTGGTGGCCAACTTTAAAATAAAACACAAGTTCACATTAGTAGAGTACCCCCAGGCCAATAGACAGGCTGAAGCCGCCAATAAAATCATACTGGCCGGATTAAAGCACCGACTACAAGACGCAAAAGGGTCTTAGGGTGATGAGGTCCCTCAAGTCTTGTGGGGTCGGACCACCCTACATTCCACAATGGGGAagtcacccttccgacttgcttaagGGATGAAAGTCCTGATCCCCATAGAAGTAGCTGAAGAATCACGCAAGGTCATATTCTACAACGAAAGAGCTAATTTCCAGGCACAGAAAGAAGAGCTTGATCTTCTCTCCAAAGTCCGAGAAAAATCTCGGATTAAGGAGGAAGCCCTAAAGCAAAGAATGGCTCTAAGATACAACCAAAAGGTGATTAAGAAGAGTTTTGTCaccaacgacctcatcctaatgcGAAATGACATCAGAGCACAGAAATcaggagaagaaaagctggctgctaattggaagggaccTTACAAAATAATTGAGGTCTTAGGCaaaggttactacaaagtgtccgacctcCAAGGGCCGAGGTCTTAGCACGTGTGTAACTGAAGGAAGTACTACAGCTAGATAGCAAACCTCGTGCCTTGGCGTACTCTTTTTCCTGACTtcaaggttttttaatgaggcactagCACGAGGGCTAGGGGTACCCAAGCCCCTAGTACATAGGTCTGTAAAGGAATTTCTTgactattaataaataatattcctatttctttgttaaaaaatttcCTATCTTAAATGCATTAATTTAAGCTCAACAAACTGCGAATATCATTGCCCGACCTAAAAATGGTCGGCAAGATGAAGCGAAGAGGTACaagttaatgtaagaagttatataaaCAACTCGTGAAAAATGACCTCAATCATAAAGCCTGGGTAAAAACAAGCTGTAGAAATAACTTAATAAAGACCAACTACTCAAAGCCGGAACTATGAAAGGAAACTTACAAAGTCACTAAGATTCAAAACCAGGCAAACTATTTTCGACTTCAAAAAACCTAGCTTCATTTTAAAAGCAAGAAGGTCCTTTGAGATATAAAAGGACTTGAACACTACTTTATAAAAAAAGCGTTTGGAAGCAACTGAAACAAAAGGTAAAGTGTTCAAGAAACCACTAACTATTACAAAAGAAAGTTAAGTGTCATAAGATCCACAAGTCGGGCCCTTCCAaaacatccaaaaaaaaaaacaaagagaactTAAGATTTCTCGCCAATAAGCGGGTTGAGATCCTCCCCCGTGGTAGCATCCTTTTCTCTAACAGGGGAAGTCAGAGGAAGCACAAAACTTGGCACTGCCGGGATAGCAGCAGAAGGAGAAGGGGAGGCCTCCACGTCGACGACCTCAGGCTGAACCTCGGTCTGGGCTTCTGAAGTTTGGCCGGCCTGAGGAGCAGAAGTCTTCAGGTTGAGAGGAGGCATGTCATCCTCATCAGGAGTCGGTACGATCTTCCCATCAACGACAAGGTTATCCATGCTGAACAGGGAAAGATCTAGGTCGGGAGCAAAAACTTGAACTTGAGCTTTCAAATTCTCGAACAACTCGCTTATCCCCCTGACCACGTGCTCTTGGAGGTCGGCATGCTCCTCTCGGACAGTTTTTAACTCCTCCGGAACATCGATTAACACTCCATAAGACCGAGAGTAACTTTCCTCggccttcttcttcatttttgctgCCATTAACGCTGCGGCCTCGGCATTTACTGCTCAGGCACGAGCCTTCTCCAAGTCGAAATTCAACCTGGTGTTCTCCTCCTCCAAcccctccttcaaacccttcaatCTCTCCACCGCAGCTCGTGCAGAATCCAGAAAGGCCTGGGTGGCACCAACCAGAGTCTTTTTCAGCTCCTTAGCCAGGGTAGTGCTCACCCCTGCCATACGGATACAATTACGAGCCATATGGTGGAGGTGATTTTGAATAGCCACATCATCCATGGCTATCTGGCTATGGGGCAAGATATTCTTCTTGCTCCATGAAAACCCGTTAAAATCCTTGTCGTTAATGCTCAACTCCCCCATAgtcttctgtttcttgggaggAAGACCTGAATGTGAGAGGGATGGCGGGGTACCTAAACTCTCAAAAGGTGGGTCAAAGGGAATCAGACAAACGGAAGGAATGGAAATAAGCTTTTTTTGAGTAGCAGCGTCAAAACCCGTCttccacggtgggcgccaattatTCTGACCTGGATGACCAAGGTATAGCTCGCCTGTAGTGAGTCTTGATACCAAGCTTCTAGGTGTCTGTTCTAGATCTCCAGCAGGGATACACCTTTGCGTGGAAGCAAACAACAAAAAGGGGGGGGGGGCGGGGGAGGAAGTACCTGCAAAAAGGACTTCAATACTTAAGTCAATTCAATGTATCCTCAAAAAAATACCTTACCTTCTTTATATGTAGGGCGAAGTATTAACAGTTACGCTTGTTATGATTATTTTCATTGAAGAATAGTTATATCATATCAGAACGTTATGATATTTGGTCGAGCATTTTAAATTCGAGTTATACCGTTTAAACGAATTATAGCTCATTAAACTGAATTATTACGAACAATGCCAAGTTATGACTTTTAGTTGAATTGTAACAgccatattaatattttttataatagctATGCCACTATGGTATGATTTAATGTTGATTGATTATGTAGAATTAGAATGTCTACAAGTTTTACATGGGCAGGTGCTAAAATTTAAATTCCGAGTGTGAGAAATAGATTGGGAGTATCTTAGATAAGGGTCCATAGACTACAGAAGAACCCCGGAAAGGACAGACCCACCGTCTTGGGCACCCTAGTGTTACCAACCAGAACCATTTCTCACTTCACCTATCCTATCTCATTGTGGGGTCCTTCCAAAGGCCAAGGACTCTTCCGTACATAATTCACACTATTGTTATCCGATTTCATTCACCCACCGCTCTGGCATTATTTTCTTTTCCTAACATACATTACATGTTCTCTTAACCATATATATTCAATCAATCAATCTCATCTACGAGACTACGATTGTGATAACTCGTATATATGTATCACTCTTATTTCTAAGTAGTTTGGTATATTCGACATCTAATTCGAATTATAATAGTATTTTCATATTTTGTTCTTTCCCGAACATGTATGTTCGTTCTTCTAACCATTATATCCAATATATCATAAATCAATCTTATCGAAGACTGTTATAATtcgtaataatatatataaatcactcttatttttaagtagttttgTACATTCGAAATCTAATtaaaattatgttattatttatgtATGTAATAATGTTAtggaataatttatttattgttaattttttttagataacgtatgaaattatttaatatttattattgctagtgcaaaattaattttgaccaaACTTGGCTAGGTTGATTGAGACAAGTCGAAATGAGGAAGatgtttgacaaaaaaaaaaagattagaatTGTCCTCAACATAAGCGTGCCATGCTGAGCATTAAGGTCAAAGGAAGACAGTCAAATTAAAAGGGCTTAAGATGCATATATACCATgatcaagaaaattaaatttcgaCATAATAGTTCAATAGGAGTCTAAACAGAATCGAGAAAGGTAAATAAAAAACTAGCACAAAATAAGCCATCAATTGTGGCCTTGAGTGTTTTAATAAAGAAAAGGTGATATTTTGTTGAAATAGGTAAATTAAAGACTTAGCAAAACTTTAAAGAAGTAGATCAAAGATAGTTGAAAACACAGGTAAAAGGATCACAATAACAACATGCTTAAAAGATTAGTTTGATCCTATCAAGTAACAAACTAGTTAACCTCTAAGCTAAAGCAGGACGTGGGTTCAAAATCTTGGAGATCAAGCTGAATGTGGGTGAAACTACGTAACTGCCAAGTAGAGCTTCAAATAAATTAAGAAAGTTatctataaatagaaaaagagaagaacagATGAAGGACTTTCATTCTACAACTCACCTATACGCTGAAACTTTGAGAAATTTTTCAGTCACACTAACACTATCAATGGCTTCACCGATGGTTTTGACATGAAATTTGCTGGGTCAAATCGTTACCAGCAGATTTCGGTTTCCGACGGTAAATTCGCCGGTAATATTTGGAGAAAAAATAGGGGAAATAGACGTGAAATGTTGCGTAGGATTTACCGTCGGAATAATCCGCTGGTAAACCAATTTTAGTGAAACGCTGTGTTTTGGTCATCCGCAACGAGTTACTGTAttggtaaatccgacggtaatgagCCATAAAATTCAAAGTGCGAACCCCTCTCCCCCTTCAATTCAAAACTACtccctatctctctctctctctctctctaagctctcttctccctttctctctctagcCGCATCTGAACCCTGCTAACGCTGTCAGCCCCATCGCCGCCGACGACGCCTCCTTCCTCTCTTTGCACCTCCCGTGCACCACAACATCTCCATTGCAACTGCCGTTACAAACCCTAGTCTCCGTTGCAGCTGCCACTCTTCTCACCATTGACGAGTGTCGTTCTTCGCGTTGCCAGGTTTGTCATCAATTGTTAGGTCTAACTTCGTCGTCATCCGCCAGGTCCaagttagttaattttttttttgcttaatgTTTGTTCTGTTTTTAACCTGTTTTCATAAAAAAGAGATGTGATTTGGTTAACTTATGTGATTGGCAGTGTTGGGGATGTAATATGCTTTGACAAATAATAGCTTGTAATATAAGTCACACATACCTTTTGgtcaatatatgaaaatttttaatttcatatagtcTTAATTAATCTTTTAGTTTAGTTAAACAAAATTATCAaagcatgacaaaaaaaaaatacaagattATCAAATAGGATAATTCTAAGTGTATGTCACATGAAATTGTGTTAAAAGTTTATACATTGGAATTAGAACACTACTAAATCTTGGTTGCTCATGCGCTGCTTTGCAGGCAAGCTTCTCccatttttaatgatttttgaataataaaGCATATATACATCAGGTTGCAACTTGCAAGGTTTAGAATTGAGAATATTATAATGAAAACATTTGTATATATGATTTGTTTACTTTGAGTGGTGGACCTTTGATCAAAGAAAATGGGCATAGAAAATGAATAAATTAGTGAGGTTCCTTAGTTAGGTTCTAAGTAAATGGTTTAGTATTTTAGTAGTTCAAGCAAAGTGTGTAGTTCTTACTccccaaaattaataaaaatagttagagAAGGTGATGGACAAAACGATGAGAGTTGTGAACTCAATATTAATCACATTTTGCATCATTATAGCCTTGTTGAAAGCAAAGCCAGCAACTAGACTA
Encoded here:
- the LOC112748774 gene encoding uncharacterized protein: MILLNANLHRTLIDQGSSANILFKPAFDKLGLEEKDLKTYPDNLFELGDTLIRPLGYISLYTTFGKDARSKTLSINYIVVDVKSAYIALIGRTTLNWLAAIVSTPHLCMKFPTAKGIFTIKGDQKLARKSYNESLNLKGNPGSKEVNTIELGGIRIREEMRLQPGGKVEEVQIGDHPNKITNIGANLEGNLKEQLVGLLRKNSNLFAWKTSDMPGIDSDLMSHKLTIYPGSRPIQQKRRKLGPERTQVVQEQLQALLKAGFIREVKECGEYIPVTNEQSIFLSPGKIHRGVHRRHARQNQRECDIVVRPL